The DNA window GCCAGCAACTCCTTGGCCGAGAAATGCAATCCGACCCCGAACATCAGGAGAATGACGCCCATTTCCGCAAGCTGTGATGCTAAAGCGCCATCCGCAATGAAACCCGGCGTAAACGGTCCCATCAGAATTCCGGCAACCAGATATCCAACCAGCGGAGGCAGGCGCAGACGATCCGCGAGATATCCAAACACGGCTGCAAAAACAAAACTGACTGCCACCGTGGCAATTAAAGAAACTTCGTGATGCACGTCCGCCCTTTTGTTCTTTTTGATGATTTCCCACTCAGGCCAGCGCGGCTGGCCCGACTTCAACCCATACAAGTTAGATTGCACGGAACAAAGCCCAAAATCACATCGGGCGAGATGAGTTCGTTTCAATTTGTCCATTGAACATTGCCGGGTAACGTCCGCGCAATCTCCTTTCACTAGGCCATGACAGCGCCAGATTTGCGCAATCGCGAATCCATGAATGAACTGGAGCCGGACCATTCCATGCCGGAATCTCACATGCCCAAGACTGGACTCGCTGCATCGGCTTTTGTGCAGAATGCAAGAGCCCAGGAAAACACCGTTCGCGCACATTTCAACGATGATCGTTACTCCCAATCCATTACGCGCCAAGCGTTAAGTCTGGGTGCCCGCATTACTCTTAAACGATCAACGGTTTTCTGCCTGCGCTTTGCCTGCCATCCCATTCTTGCCATTCGATGGCTCTCATTCCTGAGCATTTATGCCAACCATTTATCATTGGGTCGCCCGAATGATGATTTGCTGAGAAAATCCGTCGGTACATTCCTCGTCCATCGCGCCTCCAACCGTGCCCGCCTGCATTTGCTGATGGATCATTTCCGGCTTTCGAGACGATTGCTTCACGTCAATGACTTGCGAACTCTTTGGAGCGGTGAGACCGTCGATGGTGGAATGGTTGAAGGCCGTCATGAACGATACAGGGTGAGACTAAGGCTTGCCGACCATTGCGGCGGGCGTCACGAAGGCGTCTTTGCTGCTCAATTGCTGCGCGAAAGGGACAATCATGCGCTATGGACCGCAAGTTTCATTTTTGCGGATCACAATCACTCCGGCCCAACTATCGTCATTGGCGGAATGCAAGGCCCCAAAGGGGAGACGGCAAAGCAATCCCTGATAACCGCCACCCGATGTTTGAATGGATTACGCCCAAAGGACGCTATTCTGCTGGTGCTTCAGGGGATGGCCGCAAAGAGCAAAATATCCGAAATAATGGCTGTGTCGAACATCAAACATGCCATTAATCAGCGGCGGCGAAAAAGACGGCGGATGATGCTCGCCAATCTGGACGCATACTGGCTGGAGCGCGGCGGCAGCCCATGCGAGCCCTTCGGTTTCAGCTTACCGGTGCTCAGTACATTCTCTGCCGAAGGTGCCAAAAGAAGGGAGAAATCCAAGCAGGATTTTTGGGAGGTTGGCAACAGGCTGGCCAAGTACCACGATATCTCAGAGCTATGAGAGCGGTACACAGTTTTGATATGGAAAGCCGGGAACGCTCCGGCTTTCCATCCTTCTGTCTGATGAACGTTATCGGCGCATGATCTTCGTTTGCCATGAGTGGGCGAGCCATGCGGCAAAAGAACCAAGTCCGCTGACCGCAGCCAGTTCGGAGAAGACGAGAACACCGGGTTCAAGGTGCGCTGCAAAGAACGTAATCAGCCCGAGGAAATAGCTCGGCACATTGTTCAGATGCGGAACGGCGCGCAGCGACACCACTATGATGGCAACCACAAAGACCACGAGACCGAATGCAAATGGCCCGATCAGCGGCACCAATTGGCCTACTGCCAGCGCAGCGCCCATGCCGAATGCCACGCCGATGGCGAGGCACAGATAGCTGAATAGCGCTTCTTTCGCCGAGTGCCCCCGGGTGAAGAATGCGACCCAGCCCATAAACATTGCCCAGACAGGCCAACCGACGCTGGCGGCAGTGGTGGCGGCTATGGCGGCTGTAATGGCAGCAGCCAGAGTGAGAATATTGAACTGCATGGAGGTAGGCGCCAGTATGGCTTTTGGTTGCGAAGTCATGATGTTCTCCTTTGGAGGTTGCCGGCTGACAGCCAACCCTTTGAGGGCTGGCCGATAGCGGTGAATTGGATTTACGTGTTGGTATTTGCTGACTTCAGCAGGTCTTCAAGACCGATGCGACGGAACAATTCGGCCCGGACACGATCAGCGACGCCGTTGACGATCTCGGCTCCGTCCTGCGATGGATCAATATGGGTGCGGAATGGGCGCGTTCCGAAGGGCATGCCGATCACATCGACAATCGCCGTTGCAACGGCACCGGCATCCGCATCGACGGGTTCCAGAGCAGCGAGGCCTTTTAGTGCCATGTCAGGAACACCGGCATAGGGACCTTCATTGTATTCCGCAGCGCGCCCCTTGTCGGCGGGCGAACCCGAATGGGCAAAATGGTTGGTGCCCTTTGTAAAAGCGCCCGGGACGATAATCGCCGTCTCAATGCCCCAGCGGGTGAGTTCCGCCGCATAGGATACGGCGAGGGAATCCATCGCTGCCTTGGCGGCGAAATAGGGCGACAGATATGGCGGTGTGCCGCCGCGGGTACTTGATGAGGAGACCCAGATAACAAGTCCCTTCCCCTGCTTGCGCAGATAGGGCAGCGCGGCACGATTGACGCGCTGTGTGGACAGCACATTGATGTCGTAAAGTTCGGCGAACTGTTCCGGCGTAAATGCCTCGGCGGGACCAAAGGACATATGACCTGCATTGTGCATGATCACATCGAGACGACCCGCTTCGGCAATGATTTTGGCTATGCCTGCTTCCACAGAAGCATCGGAAGCGACGTCCAGTTCGACCGAGCGCAGATCAACGCCATGTTCTGCGGCAAAGGCAGCTGCGTCTGCAACCTGCGGCGCATTTCGCCCCTCCGTCGCGCGCATTCCGGCATAAACCGTGTGGCCTGCCTGCGCCAAAGCACGGGCTGTAAGAGCGCCAAAACCACTGGAAGCGCCAGTAACAACAATAACTTGCCTGCTCATGATGATATTCCTTCTGAATTTCTTGATGTTGTTTGTGAGAAAAGCTCAATCAGGCAACGCCGCCATTGGCGCGGACGATCTGGCCATTGATCCAGCCGGCGTCGGGGCCGACGAGGAAGGCAACAGCGCGTGCGATATCGTCAGGCTGGCCCAGGCGCTCGAGTGGCGGCATCTTGGCAAACTGGGCGACAAGCTCATCACTCTTGCCCGTGAGGAACAGCTCCGTTGCAACAGGACCGGGAGCCACCGCATTGACGGTGATATTGCGACCGCGCAATTCCTTGGCGAATACATGGGTGAAGGCTTCGACCGCAGCCTTGGTGCCGTTATAAACCGCGTAACCCGGCATGTTCAGCGCAAGGGTCGTGCTGGAGAAATTGACGATCCGGCCACCATCCCTCAGGCGTTTCGCTGCTTCACGCAGCGTGTTGAATGTGCCTTTGACGTTGATAGAAAAATGGCGGTCAAATTCGGCGTCACTGGTTTCGGCCAAT is part of the Phyllobacterium sp. T1293 genome and encodes:
- a CDS encoding DUF535 family protein, coding for MNELEPDHSMPESHMPKTGLAASAFVQNARAQENTVRAHFNDDRYSQSITRQALSLGARITLKRSTVFCLRFACHPILAIRWLSFLSIYANHLSLGRPNDDLLRKSVGTFLVHRASNRARLHLLMDHFRLSRRLLHVNDLRTLWSGETVDGGMVEGRHERYRVRLRLADHCGGRHEGVFAAQLLRERDNHALWTASFIFADHNHSGPTIVIGGMQGPKGETAKQSLITATRCLNGLRPKDAILLVLQGMAAKSKISEIMAVSNIKHAINQRRRKRRRMMLANLDAYWLERGGSPCEPFGFSLPVLSTFSAEGAKRREKSKQDFWEVGNRLAKYHDISEL
- a CDS encoding DUF1097 domain-containing protein yields the protein MTSQPKAILAPTSMQFNILTLAAAITAAIAATTAASVGWPVWAMFMGWVAFFTRGHSAKEALFSYLCLAIGVAFGMGAALAVGQLVPLIGPFAFGLVVFVVAIIVVSLRAVPHLNNVPSYFLGLITFFAAHLEPGVLVFSELAAVSGLGSFAAWLAHSWQTKIMRR
- a CDS encoding SDR family oxidoreductase, producing MSRQVIVVTGASSGFGALTARALAQAGHTVYAGMRATEGRNAPQVADAAAFAAEHGVDLRSVELDVASDASVEAGIAKIIAEAGRLDVIMHNAGHMSFGPAEAFTPEQFAELYDINVLSTQRVNRAALPYLRKQGKGLVIWVSSSSTRGGTPPYLSPYFAAKAAMDSLAVSYAAELTRWGIETAIIVPGAFTKGTNHFAHSGSPADKGRAAEYNEGPYAGVPDMALKGLAALEPVDADAGAVATAIVDVIGMPFGTRPFRTHIDPSQDGAEIVNGVADRVRAELFRRIGLEDLLKSANTNT
- a CDS encoding SDR family oxidoreductase; this translates as MTQPQKKIAIVTGASRGIGAAIAQRLGSDGFTVVINYSGDAVPAEALARQIEDNGGIALTAKADVSDAEAVARMFDAAEAAFGGVDVLVNNAGILKAIPLAETSDAEFDRHFSINVKGTFNTLREAAKRLRDGGRIVNFSSTTLALNMPGYAVYNGTKAAVEAFTHVFAKELRGRNITVNAVAPGPVATELFLTGKSDELVAQFAKMPPLERLGQPDDIARAVAFLVGPDAGWINGQIVRANGGVA